One Pseudonocardia abyssalis DNA segment encodes these proteins:
- a CDS encoding alpha/beta hydrolase family protein, translating to MTEVATPHGPARITRHDAADPRAVLLLGHGAGGGIGAPDLVSATAAATAAGVSVVLVEQPYRVAGRRAPAPAGQLDTAWLAVVEHVRGGLPLVFGGRSSGARVACRTAGVGGAVGVLCLAFPVAPPRTPEKHRLAELAAPTVPVLVVQGANDAFGVPDPAPGREVVVLRGDHGLKSDHVALKAAVTTWLTGRPG from the coding sequence ATGACCGAGGTCGCCACCCCGCACGGGCCGGCCCGGATCACCCGGCACGACGCGGCCGACCCGCGTGCGGTGCTCCTGCTGGGCCACGGCGCGGGCGGCGGGATCGGGGCGCCGGACCTGGTGTCGGCCACCGCCGCGGCCACCGCGGCCGGGGTCTCGGTCGTGCTCGTCGAGCAGCCCTACCGCGTGGCCGGGCGCCGTGCTCCCGCCCCGGCCGGACAGCTGGACACGGCGTGGCTCGCGGTGGTGGAGCACGTCCGGGGTGGTCTGCCGCTGGTGTTCGGGGGCCGGTCCTCGGGCGCGCGGGTGGCCTGCCGCACCGCGGGCGTCGGGGGGGCGGTGGGCGTGCTGTGCCTGGCGTTCCCCGTCGCGCCGCCGAGGACCCCGGAGAAGCACCGCCTCGCCGAGCTCGCGGCGCCGACCGTCCCGGTGCTGGTGGTGCAGGGCGCGAACGACGCCTTCGGCGTCCCCGACCCGGCGCCGGGCCGCGAGGTGGTGGTCCTGCGCGGCGACCACGGCCTGAAGTCCGACCACGTGGCACTGAAGGCCGCGGTGACGACCTGGCTGACCGGACGACCCGGCTGA
- a CDS encoding SOS response-associated peptidase gives MCGRYASIKAPTDLADEFRAVDATDGATEPDYNVAPTKSIVTVVQRHPRDADGTPDPDVTERTLRLVKWGLVPSWAKDPKAGARMINARSETAAEKPAFKRAMNARRCLIPADGWYEWQRGPDHKQPYYTRYADGSSLAMAGIWEFWKPKDDPENAYPDGLVTASVLTTGAVGDLAQVHDRMPLLLPPSAWDAWLDPDTGADDESVAAWLVPPSDELVGSLELRPVSPLVNSVRNNGPDLLAPFEDVPEPLQLDLLAGPNPA, from the coding sequence ATGTGCGGCCGCTACGCCTCGATCAAGGCGCCCACCGACCTCGCCGACGAGTTCCGGGCAGTCGACGCCACGGACGGTGCGACGGAGCCCGACTACAACGTCGCCCCGACCAAGAGCATCGTCACGGTGGTGCAGCGCCACCCGCGCGACGCCGACGGCACACCCGACCCGGACGTCACCGAGCGCACGCTGCGCCTGGTGAAGTGGGGCCTCGTCCCGTCGTGGGCGAAGGACCCGAAGGCGGGCGCGCGGATGATCAACGCCCGGTCCGAGACGGCCGCCGAGAAGCCCGCCTTCAAGCGGGCGATGAACGCGCGGCGCTGCCTGATCCCCGCCGACGGCTGGTACGAGTGGCAGCGCGGGCCGGACCACAAGCAGCCGTACTACACCCGCTATGCCGACGGCTCCTCCCTGGCGATGGCGGGCATCTGGGAGTTCTGGAAGCCGAAGGACGACCCGGAGAACGCCTACCCGGACGGCCTGGTCACCGCGTCCGTGCTCACGACCGGGGCGGTGGGCGACCTGGCGCAGGTGCACGACCGGATGCCCCTGCTGCTGCCGCCGTCGGCCTGGGACGCCTGGCTCGACCCCGACACCGGCGCCGACGACGAGTCGGTCGCCGCGTGGCTGGTGCCCCCGTCCGACGAGCTGGTGGGTTCGCTGGAGCTGCGACCGGTGTCGCCGCTGGTCAACAGCGTGCGCAACAACGGGCCCGATCTCCTGGCGCCGTTCGAGGACGTCCCGGAGCCCCTGCAGCTTGATCTGCTGGCGGGGCCCAACCCGGCATGA
- the aroA gene encoding 3-phosphoshikimate 1-carboxyvinyltransferase, which produces MTTPWTAPVATGPVRGRVSVPGSKSVTNRALLLAALSGGPASVSGAPATRDTALMVGALRSLGVPVTVDGEHVTIGAHDGLRGGGSVDCGLAGTVMRFVPPAAALADGPVAFDGDPRARERPMGTVLDALRALGAEIDGDGLPFTLRGTGSLTGGDVVIDASASSQFVSGLLLSAARYDKGVTVHHDGKPVPSLPHIDMTVAMLRTARVHVDDSEPNTWHVAPGPIAARDWAVEPDLSNASVFLAAAALTAGSVTVAGWPEGSTQPGAEILSVLAQAGCTVEPGPDGMTVHGPDALLGVDVDLHDASELTPTVAALAALATTPSRIRGVAHIRGHETDRIAALAHEISAVGGDVTETDDGLEIRPARLHGAAWGAYADHRMATAGALVGLVVPGVEIDDIGCTDKTIPDFPDRWTALLG; this is translated from the coding sequence GTGACCACGCCCTGGACCGCCCCCGTCGCCACCGGCCCCGTCCGCGGACGGGTGTCGGTGCCCGGCTCCAAGTCGGTGACGAACCGCGCGCTGCTGCTCGCCGCGCTGTCCGGCGGACCGGCCTCGGTGTCCGGCGCCCCCGCCACCCGCGACACGGCACTGATGGTCGGGGCACTGCGGTCGCTCGGTGTGCCCGTCACCGTCGACGGCGAGCACGTCACGATCGGCGCCCACGACGGGCTGCGCGGCGGCGGGTCCGTCGACTGCGGCCTCGCCGGGACGGTCATGCGGTTCGTCCCGCCCGCCGCGGCACTCGCCGACGGCCCGGTGGCCTTCGACGGCGACCCGCGCGCCCGGGAGCGCCCGATGGGCACCGTGCTCGACGCGCTGCGGGCGCTGGGCGCCGAGATCGACGGCGACGGTCTGCCGTTCACGCTGCGCGGCACCGGGTCGCTGACCGGCGGCGACGTCGTCATCGACGCGTCGGCGTCGAGCCAGTTCGTGTCGGGGCTGCTGCTGTCGGCCGCCCGCTACGACAAGGGCGTCACCGTGCACCACGACGGCAAGCCGGTGCCGTCGCTGCCGCACATCGACATGACGGTGGCGATGCTGCGCACCGCCCGCGTGCACGTCGACGACTCCGAGCCCAACACCTGGCACGTCGCCCCCGGCCCGATCGCCGCGCGCGACTGGGCGGTCGAGCCCGACCTGTCCAACGCCTCGGTGTTCCTCGCCGCCGCGGCCCTGACCGCCGGCTCGGTCACCGTCGCGGGCTGGCCCGAGGGGTCCACACAGCCGGGTGCGGAGATCCTGTCGGTGCTCGCGCAGGCGGGCTGCACGGTCGAGCCCGGGCCGGACGGCATGACGGTGCACGGACCCGACGCCCTGCTCGGCGTCGACGTCGACCTGCACGACGCGAGCGAGCTGACCCCCACCGTCGCCGCGCTCGCCGCACTCGCCACCACGCCGTCGCGGATCCGGGGCGTCGCGCACATCCGGGGGCACGAGACCGACCGGATCGCCGCGCTCGCACACGAGATCAGCGCGGTCGGCGGCGACGTCACCGAGACCGACGACGGCCTGGAGATCCGTCCGGCCCGCCTGCACGGCGCCGCGTGGGGCGCCTACGCCGACCACCGGATGGCCACCGCGGGTGCGCTGGTCGGGCTGGTGGTGCCCGGCGTCGAGATCGACGACATCGGGTGCACGGACAAGACGATCCCCGACTTCCCCGATCGCTGGACGGCGCTGCTCGGGTGA
- the rsgA gene encoding ribosome small subunit-dependent GTPase A, with product MSKREYDESDVRIRPGRRGSRPRTKQRPDHADAAEGMVTTVDRGRWTCAPDGDSTRPPVTAMRARELGRTPIVVGDRVGLVGDLSGDVDTLARIVRVEKRSTVLRRTAEDDDPFERVVVANAEQLVIVTAVADPVPRTGFVDRCLVAAYAGGLRPVLCLTKADLADAEPFAQAYRELDFPVVVTRRDQPPTELAALLAGKVSALVGHSGVGKSTLVNALLPGVDRAVGVVSSVGKGRHTTVAALALPLPRTPDGRDGWVVDTPGVRSFGLAHVTADDVPAAFEDLATAIEDCPRGCGHLGPPADPECALDARVEQGLLRPGRLAALRRVLVALR from the coding sequence ATGAGCAAGCGGGAGTACGACGAGTCCGACGTCCGGATCCGCCCCGGGCGCCGGGGGTCGCGACCGCGCACCAAGCAGCGCCCCGACCACGCCGACGCCGCGGAGGGCATGGTCACCACCGTCGACCGCGGGCGGTGGACCTGCGCACCCGACGGCGACAGCACCCGCCCCCCGGTCACCGCGATGCGTGCGCGGGAGCTGGGCCGCACCCCGATCGTCGTCGGGGACCGGGTGGGGCTGGTCGGCGACCTGTCCGGCGACGTCGACACGCTCGCCCGGATCGTCCGCGTCGAGAAGCGCTCCACCGTCCTGCGGCGCACGGCCGAGGACGACGACCCGTTCGAGCGGGTGGTCGTGGCCAACGCCGAGCAGCTCGTCATCGTCACCGCGGTGGCCGATCCGGTGCCGCGCACGGGTTTCGTCGACCGCTGCCTCGTCGCCGCCTACGCCGGTGGCCTGCGTCCGGTGCTGTGCCTGACCAAGGCCGATCTCGCCGACGCCGAGCCGTTCGCGCAGGCCTACCGGGAGCTCGACTTCCCCGTCGTCGTGACGCGGCGCGACCAGCCGCCGACCGAGCTCGCCGCGCTGCTCGCGGGGAAGGTGTCCGCGCTCGTCGGGCACTCCGGCGTGGGCAAGTCGACGCTGGTCAACGCACTGCTGCCGGGCGTCGACCGGGCCGTGGGCGTCGTGTCGTCGGTCGGGAAGGGCCGACACACGACCGTCGCCGCGCTGGCCTTGCCGCTGCCGCGCACCCCCGACGGGCGCGACGGCTGGGTCGTCGACACTCCGGGCGTCCGGTCGTTCGGGCTGGCCCACGTCACCGCCGACGACGTGCCCGCCGCGTTCGAGGACCTGGCGACGGCGATCGAGGACTGCCCCCGCGGCTGCGGGCACCTCGGCCCGCCCGCCGATCCCGAGTGCGCCCTCGACGCCCGGGTGGAGCAGGGGTTGCTGCGCCCCGGCCGGTTGGCCGCGCTGCGGCGGGTGCTCGTCGCGCTCCGGTGA
- a CDS encoding phosphotransferase, translating into MPGVGAGSSTVPVSCRRPPTARRHPPRPHPASRCFPARESLFPRPRVAVPVRAGRRPAGGGIRSTPVGGPGTVGVWTVPSPPSPGSPSGSGCPPTTCGWSPTAATRSCTSPPPRCWPASPPWPRRRGRTPRRGAHARGGPVVAPAAHAGPHDVDGFAMTSWEFREVRPGRADPFVVGASLGALHRALDGVPGLPWLTPATTQVTDALDVLEESGARPATEIAALRERHRAVLAELRGSAPVALLGDAHPGNLRRDDDGWFWVDLEETCTGPPEWDLAVAGGCDGVLAGYASVTGRVVDPASLGPFAAARDVEAAAWPAVMVLARPDTYAAAAQARIAQVLARVATGPGSAAAGRSSRPGPSRGSCS; encoded by the coding sequence GTGCCCGGGGTGGGCGCGGGGAGCAGCACGGTCCCAGTCTCGTGCCGCCGGCCACCCACCGCGCGCCGACACCCACCCCGCCCCCACCCCGCGAGTCGCTGTTTCCCGGCCCGCGAGTCGCTGTTTCCCCGCCCGCGAGTCGCTGTCCCCGTCCGGGCGGGTCGGCGGCCCGCCGGCGGCGGAATCCGGTCGACCCCGGTGGGGGGACCGGGGACTGTGGGGGTGTGGACAGTGCCCTCACCGCCGTCGCCCGGCTCGCCGTCCGGCTCGGGCTGCCCGCCGACGACCTGCGGGTGGAGTCCGACCGCGGCAACCCGCTCGTGCACCTCGCCCCCGCCCCGGTGCTGGCCCGCGTCGCCACCCTGGCCGCGACGGCGCGGAAGGACCCCGCGGCGTGGCGCGCACGCCCGGGGCGGCCCGGTCGTGGCCCCGGCGGCGCACGCCGGCCCGCACGACGTCGACGGGTTCGCGATGACGTCGTGGGAGTTCCGCGAGGTGCGGCCGGGCCGGGCGGACCCGTTCGTCGTCGGCGCGTCCCTCGGCGCGCTGCACCGGGCCCTCGACGGCGTGCCGGGCCTGCCCTGGCTCACCCCGGCGACGACGCAGGTCACCGACGCCCTCGACGTCCTGGAGGAGTCGGGCGCACGCCCCGCCACCGAGATCGCGGCGCTGCGGGAGCGCCACCGGGCGGTGCTCGCGGAGCTGCGGGGCTCGGCCCCGGTCGCGCTGCTCGGCGACGCCCACCCGGGCAACCTCCGCCGCGACGACGACGGCTGGTTCTGGGTCGACCTGGAGGAGACCTGCACGGGCCCGCCCGAGTGGGACCTCGCGGTCGCGGGCGGCTGCGACGGGGTCCTCGCCGGGTACGCGAGCGTCACCGGGCGGGTGGTGGACCCGGCGTCGCTGGGGCCGTTCGCCGCCGCCCGCGACGTGGAGGCCGCCGCGTGGCCGGCCGTGATGGTGCTGGCGCGCCCGGACACCTACGCCGCGGCGGCGCAGGCGCGGATCGCGCAGGTGCTCGCCCGGGTGGCTACCGGACCTGGGTCTGCGGCGGCGGGGCGATCGTCGCGGCCTGGCCCCAGTCGCGGTAGCTGCTCGTGA
- a CDS encoding FAD-binding domain-containing protein: MLLPAPTPGTAVDWVRDHLADLCCDEPAASPAFRGGQVAADTALAGLDLTGYAARRNEVLPVGRRGATKLSPWIRHGLIDLPTAWSAAADAPPRDRTKFRDELAWQEYARHLYARVGRRNATALRAAPPRPARSWDEPWPAEMNCVSSCVTELETDGWLVNQTRMWLSSQWTVRAGAEWTEGEDRFFTHLLDGSRAANRLGWQWSIGAGTGKPYGFSRWQVQKRAPQLCRDCALSDACPIQDWPPDAPADRVDPDPRLRADPDPEATGGPREPDGDGEPDAVWLTAESLGDADPALAAHPDVPAVFVFDEPLLARLRLSGKRLVFLAETLADLGTRRPVQVHRGVVADELAGRAVAVTHAPVPGFAARAAAVAPVRVHPWPWLFRPHAGPVTSYSAWRKKAR, translated from the coding sequence GTGCTGCTCCCCGCGCCCACCCCGGGCACCGCCGTGGACTGGGTCCGCGACCACCTCGCCGACCTGTGCTGCGACGAGCCCGCCGCGTCCCCCGCGTTCCGCGGCGGGCAGGTGGCCGCCGACACGGCCCTCGCCGGGCTCGACCTCACCGGCTACGCCGCCCGCCGCAACGAGGTTCTGCCCGTCGGGCGCCGCGGCGCGACGAAGCTGTCGCCGTGGATCCGGCACGGCCTGATCGACCTGCCGACGGCCTGGTCGGCCGCCGCCGACGCCCCGCCGCGGGACCGCACGAAGTTCCGCGACGAGCTGGCCTGGCAGGAGTACGCCCGGCACCTCTACGCGCGGGTGGGCCGTCGCAACGCCACCGCTCTCCGCGCCGCCCCGCCGCGACCCGCCCGGTCATGGGACGAGCCGTGGCCCGCGGAGATGAACTGCGTGTCGAGCTGCGTCACCGAGCTGGAGACCGACGGCTGGCTGGTCAACCAGACCCGGATGTGGCTGTCCTCGCAGTGGACCGTGCGCGCCGGGGCCGAGTGGACCGAGGGTGAGGACCGCTTCTTCACCCACCTGCTCGACGGCTCCCGCGCGGCGAACCGGCTGGGCTGGCAGTGGAGCATCGGTGCGGGCACCGGGAAGCCCTACGGCTTCTCGCGCTGGCAGGTGCAGAAGCGGGCCCCGCAGCTGTGCCGCGACTGCGCGCTGAGCGACGCGTGCCCGATCCAGGACTGGCCGCCGGACGCCCCCGCCGACCGGGTCGACCCCGACCCGCGGCTGCGCGCCGACCCCGATCCCGAGGCGACCGGCGGCCCCCGGGAACCCGACGGCGACGGCGAGCCCGACGCCGTGTGGCTCACCGCGGAGTCCCTCGGCGACGCCGACCCCGCCCTGGCCGCCCACCCCGACGTCCCCGCGGTCTTCGTGTTCGACGAGCCGCTGCTCGCGCGGCTGCGCCTGTCGGGCAAGCGGCTGGTGTTCCTGGCCGAGACCCTCGCCGACCTCGGGACGCGCCGGCCGGTGCAGGTGCACCGCGGCGTCGTCGCCGACGAGCTCGCCGGGCGCGCGGTCGCCGTCACGCACGCCCCGGTGCCCGGGTTCGCCGCGCGGGCCGCGGCGGTCGCCCCGGTGCGCGTGCACCCCTGGCCGTGGCTGTTCCGCCCGCACGCCGGGCCGGTGACGTCCTACAGCGCGTGGCGGAAGAAGGCCCGCTGA
- a CDS encoding DUF6912 family protein yields MRVYIPATWPILARMVKNGRLDPMGGTAFALTPKLRESYTAGDEEELEYAAMAEAARASLRLLGVEFGLGEDDVPARRVVVAADVEATLRPDLDDGAVRISGGVPMSAIAAVHVDTEEAEYAVRQAAGAVDAADMGDLDAEFLIGEAEDHELAWYDPSEIAFLVELG; encoded by the coding sequence ATGAGGGTGTACATCCCGGCGACCTGGCCGATCCTGGCCCGGATGGTGAAGAACGGCCGGCTCGACCCGATGGGCGGTACGGCGTTCGCGCTCACCCCGAAGCTGCGGGAGAGCTACACCGCGGGCGACGAGGAGGAGCTGGAGTACGCCGCGATGGCCGAGGCCGCGCGCGCGTCGCTGCGGCTGCTCGGCGTCGAGTTCGGGCTCGGCGAGGACGACGTGCCCGCCCGGCGGGTCGTGGTGGCGGCCGACGTCGAGGCCACCCTGCGCCCCGACCTCGACGACGGTGCCGTGCGGATCTCCGGCGGCGTGCCGATGTCGGCGATCGCCGCGGTGCACGTCGACACCGAGGAGGCCGAGTACGCGGTGCGACAGGCCGCGGGTGCGGTCGACGCCGCAGACATGGGCGACCTCGACGCCGAGTTCCTCATCGGCGAGGCCGAGGACCACGAGCTGGCCTGGTACGACCCGTCCGAGATCGCGTTCCTGGTGGAGCTCGGGTAG
- a CDS encoding WS/DGAT/MGAT family O-acyltransferase has product MPPRLSPLDASFLYLEQPTTPMHVGAVSIFERPPSGFDYDTLVGLIEQRIALVPRYRQKVRHVPANLARPVWVDDVDFDVAYHVRRSALPKPGSDDQLTELVARLMSRPLDPTRPLWEMYLVEGLERGRSAILTKTHQAMVDGISAIDIGQVILDISTPEEDAAAPNGRGGARGPGTHPELWMPRPEPTDVDLVLGAVAEAVARPGLVVENVVAAAGDAVATVGKVAGGFAQLFSMARAASRRAPGTPLNVDISTQRRFAIARTELEDYRRVRAAHGCTVNDVVLSVVAGALRDWLLSRGEPVTSGSSVRAMVPLSVRGEADVPSTATAGSLGNRVSSFIVDLPVGEPSPVVRLHHVTHAMREHTASAHSVGADTLVRIGGFAPPTLHALGARAASGMSKRIFNLVVTNVPGPQFPLYAAGARMLEMFPVVPLAKGQALAIGLTSYDGGVYYGFNGDRDAMPDVEVLAGLVDEALDELVGTVT; this is encoded by the coding sequence ATGCCGCCCCGGCTCTCGCCCCTCGACGCCTCGTTCCTCTACCTCGAGCAGCCGACCACGCCGATGCACGTCGGAGCCGTCTCGATCTTCGAGCGGCCCCCGTCGGGTTTCGACTACGACACCCTCGTCGGGCTCATCGAGCAGCGGATCGCCCTCGTGCCCCGCTACCGGCAGAAGGTGCGGCACGTGCCGGCCAACCTGGCCCGCCCGGTCTGGGTCGACGACGTCGACTTCGACGTGGCCTACCACGTCCGCCGCTCCGCGCTGCCCAAGCCGGGATCCGACGACCAGCTGACGGAGCTCGTGGCGCGGCTGATGTCGCGACCGCTGGACCCGACGCGCCCGCTGTGGGAGATGTACCTGGTCGAGGGGCTGGAGCGGGGCCGGTCGGCGATCCTGACCAAGACCCACCAGGCCATGGTCGACGGCATCAGCGCGATCGACATCGGCCAGGTCATCCTGGACATCTCCACTCCCGAGGAGGACGCGGCGGCGCCGAACGGCCGCGGTGGGGCGCGGGGCCCCGGCACGCACCCGGAGCTGTGGATGCCGCGACCGGAGCCCACCGACGTCGACCTGGTGCTGGGGGCGGTCGCGGAGGCCGTGGCCCGGCCCGGTCTGGTCGTGGAGAACGTCGTCGCGGCAGCGGGGGACGCGGTGGCCACGGTCGGGAAGGTCGCGGGCGGGTTCGCGCAGCTGTTCTCCATGGCGCGCGCGGCGAGCAGGCGCGCCCCGGGCACCCCGCTCAACGTCGACATCTCCACGCAGCGCCGGTTCGCGATCGCGCGCACCGAGCTGGAGGACTACCGGCGCGTCCGCGCGGCCCACGGCTGCACCGTCAACGACGTGGTGCTCAGCGTGGTCGCGGGCGCGCTGCGCGACTGGCTGCTCTCCCGCGGCGAGCCCGTCACGTCGGGGTCGTCGGTGCGGGCGATGGTGCCGCTGTCGGTGCGCGGCGAGGCCGACGTCCCCAGCACCGCGACGGCGGGCTCGCTCGGCAACCGGGTGTCGTCGTTCATCGTCGACCTCCCGGTGGGGGAGCCGAGCCCGGTCGTGCGGCTGCACCACGTCACGCACGCGATGCGCGAGCACACCGCGTCGGCGCACTCGGTGGGGGCCGACACCCTCGTCCGGATCGGCGGCTTCGCCCCGCCCACGCTGCACGCGCTCGGAGCGCGGGCGGCGAGCGGGATGTCGAAACGGATCTTCAACCTGGTCGTCACGAACGTCCCCGGCCCGCAGTTCCCGCTCTACGCGGCGGGGGCCCGGATGCTGGAGATGTTCCCGGTCGTGCCGCTCGCGAAGGGCCAGGCCCTGGCCATCGGGCTGACCTCCTACGACGGTGGTGTCTACTACGGCTTCAACGGCGACCGCGACGCCATGCCCGACGTCGAGGTGCTGGCCGGCCTCGTCGACGAGGCACTCGACGAGCTGGTGGGGACCGTGACATGA
- a CDS encoding TrmH family RNA methyltransferase — MPDPRSPKDTFITVYGRKPVQEALDDPDLRVDKVIVADGLRGEPVRTILDAARSRGVQVQRASAHRVKVLAGNGRHDQGVLADVVAPRMAPVGEFLDELGPDAPAAVLVLDRVTNPSNVGMILRSATAAGLDGVLLPRRGVPAIDPLVVKASAGVAFRAPVLRSGTVEEGCAALREAGFTLYGLDAGGSSLLDAALPERVVLVLGNETDGLSETVRPYLDGVLAIPMHGGVESLGVASAGAVASFELARRR; from the coding sequence GTGCCGGACCCCCGATCGCCGAAGGACACGTTCATCACCGTGTACGGGCGCAAGCCCGTCCAGGAGGCATTGGACGACCCCGACCTGCGGGTCGACAAGGTGATCGTCGCCGACGGGCTGCGCGGCGAGCCGGTGCGCACGATCCTCGACGCCGCCCGGTCCCGCGGGGTACAGGTGCAGCGCGCGTCCGCCCACCGCGTCAAGGTCCTCGCCGGCAACGGGCGCCACGACCAGGGCGTGCTCGCCGACGTCGTCGCGCCGCGGATGGCGCCGGTCGGCGAGTTCCTCGACGAACTCGGCCCCGACGCGCCCGCCGCCGTCCTGGTGCTCGACCGCGTCACGAACCCCTCGAACGTCGGCATGATCCTGCGCAGCGCCACCGCCGCCGGGCTCGACGGCGTGCTGCTCCCCCGCCGCGGCGTCCCCGCGATCGACCCGCTGGTCGTCAAGGCGTCGGCGGGGGTGGCGTTCCGGGCGCCGGTGCTGCGGTCGGGCACCGTCGAGGAGGGCTGCGCGGCCCTGCGCGAGGCCGGGTTCACCCTGTACGGCCTCGACGCGGGCGGGTCGTCGCTGCTCGACGCCGCGCTGCCCGAGCGCGTCGTGCTGGTGCTGGGCAACGAGACCGACGGGCTGTCGGAGACCGTGCGCCCGTACCTCGACGGCGTCCTCGCCATCCCCATGCACGGCGGCGTGGAGTCGCTCGGCGTCGCCAGCGCCGGCGCGGTGGCGTCGTTCGAGCTGGCCCGACGGCGATAG
- a CDS encoding alpha-hydroxy acid oxidase gives MVQRRFPRPSELAPLLRPAPIQWNGTDRRLSGAASIADLRRIAKRRTPRAVFDYTDGAADGELSLNRAREAFNRVEFTPTVLRDVSAVDLGRDVLGQRSALPFAFGPTGFTRMMNHEGERAVAAVAERVGIPYALSTMGTTTIEDVAAAAPGARKWFQLYLWRDRSVAKDLVQRAADSGYDTLMLTVDTPVGGARLRDVHNGLTIPPALSLRTFVDGAMHPNWWVNLLTTDPLTFASLESTDGTVAELINRVFDPALTMDDVDWLRGTWPGKLVIKGIQNVDDARRVVDAGADAVLLSNHGGRQLDRAPVPLELVPPVVDAVGDRAEVWVDTGITHGADIVAAIAFGAQTALIGRAYLYGLMAGGQRGVEKAVEILTGEITRTLQLMGVNSVDELRPSHVRLRPIG, from the coding sequence ATGGTCCAGCGCCGGTTCCCCCGCCCGTCCGAGCTCGCCCCGCTGCTGCGGCCGGCGCCGATCCAGTGGAACGGCACCGATCGCCGGCTCAGCGGGGCGGCGAGCATCGCCGACCTGCGGCGTATCGCGAAGCGTCGCACCCCGCGGGCGGTGTTCGACTACACCGACGGCGCCGCCGACGGCGAGCTGTCGCTCAACCGGGCCCGCGAGGCGTTCAACCGGGTCGAGTTCACGCCCACGGTGCTGCGCGACGTCTCCGCGGTCGACCTGGGCCGCGACGTCCTCGGGCAGCGCTCGGCCCTGCCGTTCGCGTTCGGGCCCACCGGGTTCACACGGATGATGAACCACGAGGGCGAGCGGGCCGTCGCGGCCGTCGCGGAGCGGGTCGGCATCCCGTACGCGCTGTCGACGATGGGCACGACGACCATCGAGGACGTCGCCGCGGCCGCACCCGGGGCCCGCAAGTGGTTCCAGCTCTACCTGTGGCGCGACCGCTCGGTGGCGAAGGACCTCGTGCAGCGCGCCGCCGACTCCGGTTACGACACCCTCATGCTCACCGTCGACACGCCCGTCGGCGGGGCCCGGCTGCGCGACGTCCACAACGGGCTGACGATTCCGCCCGCACTGTCGCTCAGGACGTTCGTCGACGGGGCGATGCACCCGAACTGGTGGGTCAACCTGCTCACCACCGACCCCCTGACGTTCGCCAGCCTGGAGTCGACGGACGGCACCGTCGCCGAGCTCATCAACCGCGTGTTCGACCCGGCCCTCACGATGGACGACGTCGACTGGCTGCGCGGCACCTGGCCCGGCAAGCTCGTGATCAAGGGCATCCAGAACGTCGACGACGCCCGTCGTGTGGTCGACGCCGGTGCCGACGCGGTACTGCTGTCCAACCACGGCGGCCGCCAGCTCGACCGGGCGCCGGTGCCGCTGGAGCTCGTGCCGCCCGTCGTCGACGCGGTGGGCGACCGTGCCGAGGTGTGGGTCGACACGGGCATCACGCACGGAGCCGACATCGTGGCCGCGATCGCCTTCGGCGCGCAGACGGCACTGATCGGGCGGGCCTACCTCTACGGCCTGATGGCGGGGGGGCAGCGCGGCGTCGAGAAGGCGGTGGAGATCCTGACGGGCGAGATCACGCGGACCCTGCAGCTCATGGGGGTCAACAGCGTCGACGAACTCCGACCGTCACACGTTCGTCTACGCCCGATCGGGTGA
- a CDS encoding antitoxin, which produces MSFLDKAKDLLNQHDDKVDQALDKAGEAAKGRFAGHEGHIDGLVDQAQQRTGAGDTTQQAPPAPAPADGAPADEQQLETPPPAPPQQ; this is translated from the coding sequence ATGAGCTTTCTGGACAAGGCCAAGGACCTCCTGAACCAGCACGACGACAAGGTGGACCAAGCCCTCGACAAGGCGGGCGAGGCCGCCAAGGGTCGGTTCGCCGGGCACGAGGGCCACATCGACGGGCTCGTCGACCAGGCGCAGCAGCGCACCGGTGCCGGCGACACCACGCAGCAGGCGCCCCCCGCGCCCGCCCCCGCGGACGGCGCCCCGGCCGACGAGCAGCAGCTCGAGACCCCGCCGCCCGCGCCGCCGCAGCAGTGA
- a CDS encoding HAD-IA family hydrolase, whose product MALRGLVMDFGGVLTDGPDVLDLVRRARAAGCRTALVSDAHVVPDEVAALFDVLVLGPALGVRKPDPEVFRLTADRLGLGVDECVVVDDLAVNVRGARAAGAVVVHHVDPDRTVDEVEVLLGLA is encoded by the coding sequence GTGGCGTTGCGCGGGCTGGTCATGGACTTCGGCGGGGTGCTCACCGACGGCCCCGACGTGCTCGACCTGGTGCGCCGGGCCCGTGCGGCCGGTTGCCGCACGGCGCTGGTGTCCGACGCGCACGTCGTGCCCGACGAGGTCGCCGCCCTGTTCGACGTGCTGGTGCTCGGTCCGGCGCTCGGGGTGCGCAAGCCCGATCCCGAGGTGTTCCGGCTCACCGCGGACCGCCTCGGGCTCGGCGTCGACGAGTGCGTGGTCGTCGACGATCTCGCGGTGAACGTCCGCGGCGCCCGGGCCGCGGGGGCGGTGGTCGTGCACCACGTCGATCCCGACCGCACCGTCGACGAGGTCGAGGTGCTGCTCGGGCTCGCATGA